The Algoriphagus sanaruensis genome window below encodes:
- a CDS encoding aldehyde dehydrogenase (NADP(+)), with amino-acid sequence MNLDNLFSAAQEAFLFYKNLSGKEKGAFLETLAETLEAHRSEIVPLAVQESNLPEGRINGELGRTTGQIRLFANLVKEGSWVEATIDPAMPDRTPLPRADIRRFLTPLGPVVVFGASNFPLAFSTAGGDTISALAAGCPVIYKAHPAHPQTSKKVADCIHEAILKCGLPSALFTHVEGGIAEGQALVKHPMAKAVAFTGSHVGGMALFNLANQREEPIPVYAEMGSVNPIFCFPNKLDKENDALAKAFIASLTLGVGQFCTNPGLIFVPEKQAKAFETAIVAELKDIAAAPMLHPGIAQAYYDSIQFLESREELRWVKVSDPKHLINGSTALAEIKASDWLKDKLFQKEVFGAFAMMVVYQSEEELLEIAKHLHGQLTITIWADAEELQNQLFLLNLLEEKCGRLLFKGVPTGVEVGYAMQHGGPFPSTTAPNSTSVGAHAIKRFARPIAFQDMPQDLLPDALKDNNVLDIWRMVNGKWEK; translated from the coding sequence ATGAACCTCGACAACCTTTTCAGTGCCGCCCAAGAAGCCTTTCTTTTCTACAAAAATCTTTCTGGAAAAGAAAAGGGAGCCTTTTTAGAAACACTCGCTGAAACCTTAGAAGCGCATCGATCTGAGATAGTGCCTTTGGCTGTCCAAGAATCCAACTTGCCAGAGGGCCGGATCAATGGTGAACTGGGAAGAACAACAGGACAAATCCGGCTTTTCGCCAATTTGGTGAAAGAAGGTTCTTGGGTAGAAGCGACCATCGATCCGGCAATGCCTGACCGAACCCCTTTACCACGAGCAGACATTCGAAGATTTTTGACCCCGCTTGGTCCAGTAGTTGTTTTTGGAGCTAGCAATTTTCCATTGGCTTTTTCCACTGCTGGAGGGGATACGATCTCTGCTTTGGCTGCAGGCTGTCCCGTGATTTACAAAGCACACCCTGCCCATCCTCAGACTTCCAAAAAAGTAGCCGATTGCATTCATGAAGCTATTCTGAAGTGTGGACTTCCCTCCGCCCTTTTTACCCATGTGGAAGGAGGAATTGCTGAGGGTCAGGCCTTGGTCAAGCACCCGATGGCAAAAGCGGTAGCTTTCACTGGTTCTCATGTGGGAGGTATGGCCTTGTTTAACCTGGCAAACCAGCGGGAAGAACCCATTCCGGTGTATGCCGAAATGGGATCTGTGAATCCGATCTTCTGCTTTCCAAACAAACTTGATAAAGAAAATGATGCTTTAGCCAAGGCGTTTATCGCATCGCTTACATTGGGAGTGGGACAGTTTTGCACCAATCCAGGACTCATTTTCGTCCCAGAAAAGCAAGCCAAAGCCTTTGAAACAGCCATTGTCGCAGAATTGAAAGATATTGCTGCAGCACCAATGCTTCATCCGGGGATAGCGCAAGCCTACTACGATTCCATCCAATTTTTGGAATCCAGGGAGGAATTACGTTGGGTAAAAGTCTCCGACCCAAAGCACCTGATCAATGGAAGTACCGCACTTGCTGAAATCAAAGCTTCCGATTGGTTGAAGGACAAATTATTCCAAAAAGAAGTGTTTGGAGCATTTGCTATGATGGTGGTGTACCAAAGTGAAGAGGAGCTATTGGAAATCGCCAAGCACCTCCACGGACAATTAACCATCACCATTTGGGCAGATGCGGAGGAACTTCAAAATCAGCTTTTCCTACTCAATTTGTTGGAGGAAAAATGTGGACGACTACTCTTCAAAGGAGTACCAACAGGCGTTGAAGTGGGCTATGCCATGCAGCATGGAGGACCTTTTCCTTCAACCACGGCTCCTAATAGCACTTCAGTCGGAGCTCATGCCATCAAGCGATTTGCCCGTCCGATTGCCTTTCAAGATATGCCTCAGGACTTACTCCCAGACGCCTTGAAAGACAATAATGTGCTAGATATTTGGCGGATGGTGAATGGAAAATGGGAAAAATGA
- a CDS encoding dihydrodipicolinate synthase family protein, with product MNWKGVFPAVTTKFHADGILDMDLFFKNLDFQLESGVHGIILGGTLGESSVLSQEEKITLTGETVKYINGRVPVILNIAEGATQDALFWAKKAEELGASGLMILPPMRYAADAREVVTYFKTVANSTKLPMMIYNNPVDYKTLVTIDMFGELAACENIQAIKESTRDISNVTRMINRFGDRFQILCGVDTLAMEELLMGAVGWVAGLVCAFPKETVAVYNLVQEGKIEEAREIYRWFLPLLELDIHPKLVQYIKLAEQHCGIGSEHVRAPRLTLIGEERERIEKIITEGLAKRPKL from the coding sequence ATGAATTGGAAAGGCGTATTCCCCGCGGTCACGACCAAATTTCACGCAGACGGAATTCTGGATATGGATTTGTTTTTTAAAAATCTCGACTTCCAATTGGAAAGTGGAGTACACGGAATCATCCTCGGAGGCACCTTGGGTGAAAGCTCCGTTCTTTCCCAAGAGGAAAAAATCACCCTGACCGGTGAAACCGTAAAATACATCAACGGACGAGTTCCAGTAATCCTCAACATTGCCGAAGGTGCAACTCAAGATGCCTTATTTTGGGCTAAAAAAGCGGAAGAACTTGGCGCTTCTGGATTGATGATTTTGCCTCCGATGCGTTATGCAGCGGATGCTCGCGAAGTGGTGACCTATTTCAAAACTGTCGCCAATTCGACCAAACTTCCGATGATGATCTATAACAATCCGGTGGATTACAAGACTTTGGTGACCATCGATATGTTTGGGGAATTAGCAGCATGTGAAAACATTCAAGCCATCAAAGAATCCACTCGGGATATTTCAAATGTAACTCGAATGATCAACCGATTTGGAGATCGATTCCAAATTTTGTGCGGTGTGGATACTTTAGCCATGGAAGAACTCCTTATGGGAGCGGTCGGCTGGGTAGCGGGCTTAGTCTGTGCATTTCCAAAAGAGACCGTTGCTGTCTATAACCTAGTTCAAGAAGGGAAAATCGAAGAAGCAAGAGAAATTTACCGTTGGTTCTTGCCTCTGCTGGAGCTCGACATTCACCCCAAATTGGTCCAATACATCAAGCTTGCCGAGCAGCATTGTGGTATTGGTTCTGAGCACGTTCGTGCCCCTCGATTGACTTTGATCGGCGAGGAAAGAGAAAGAATTGAGAAGATTATTACCGAAGGCTTGGCAAAAAGGCCGAAATTGTGA
- a CDS encoding AraC family transcriptional regulator translates to MAKVISFQVPKSQREFVRYQEDRGPHFYDKLHQHPQLQLTVILEGKGQLLSGDYVGRFQPGDVFFLGENAPHVFRSDPEYFEKSTDFQSAGNTIFFDFQALGKALEDLDELQALKKFKGYAGLCFRIHGETSSQIRGLVEQFGKSEGLGRFQLAIQLLTLVEQSGEDLEQLSTSGLVRGLSEKDGSRMDQVMQYLLVHRFEKITLEETAAVANLSKEAFCRFFKLRTRKTFTAYLIQLRINEAQKLLQENDASISEIAFRVGFENLAYFNRSFKKICGITPKEWRAIRA, encoded by the coding sequence ATGGCAAAGGTAATTTCCTTTCAAGTTCCCAAGTCACAGCGAGAGTTTGTTCGCTACCAAGAAGATCGGGGGCCGCATTTTTATGACAAACTCCACCAGCATCCGCAGTTGCAGTTGACGGTGATTTTGGAAGGGAAAGGGCAGCTGTTGAGTGGAGATTATGTGGGTCGATTTCAACCTGGGGATGTGTTTTTTTTGGGGGAAAATGCGCCCCATGTGTTTCGAAGTGATCCAGAGTACTTTGAAAAGTCCACTGATTTCCAGTCCGCTGGAAACACTATTTTTTTTGATTTTCAGGCTTTGGGAAAAGCGCTGGAGGATTTGGATGAGTTGCAGGCCTTGAAAAAATTTAAAGGATATGCAGGGCTTTGTTTCCGAATACATGGAGAAACCTCCTCCCAAATCCGAGGATTAGTGGAGCAATTTGGAAAAAGTGAAGGGCTTGGCAGGTTTCAATTGGCCATTCAATTGTTGACTCTGGTCGAGCAGTCGGGAGAGGATTTGGAACAATTATCCACCTCTGGGCTAGTGCGTGGACTTTCCGAAAAGGATGGTAGCCGAATGGATCAGGTGATGCAATACTTGTTGGTTCATCGGTTTGAAAAGATCACGCTGGAAGAAACTGCCGCCGTAGCCAATCTTTCCAAGGAAGCATTTTGTCGTTTTTTTAAGCTCCGTACGCGCAAAACCTTCACGGCATACCTCATCCAGCTTCGAATCAATGAAGCCCAAAAACTCCTACAAGAAAATGATGCCTCTATTTCTGAAATAGCTTTTCGGGTGGGATTCGAAAACTTAGCCTATTTCAATCGGAGTTTTAAGAAAATATGTGGAATCACTCCAAAAGAATGGAGAGCTATCCGGGCTTAG
- a CDS encoding strictosidine synthase family protein, with the protein MLRKISLFIGIPLLVLLLFVLYTFWSTGFFKTITPENNFGPIYQTIDLPGVEDMAISRTDSFMILSVDDRAKRRSGSSGLHGLYWVDLRHEPFTPQPINLPSDLELYPHGISLIQTGPNQHQLAVINHVNGNHSIELFTIQNDTVRYSKSLQDPNLISPNDLVWIDGERFYYSNDHGSRSKWGIFSENYLGVAKANVGYFDGENFRIVAEGMAYPNGLVVDQTRKNLLVASSRKFLIRVFEIQENGDLVLLEDVPTDTGVDNLELDEDGSIWSGAHPDLMTFSAYAAGKKPKAPSEIIQLYISDQKLKQETVWKDPGEEMSASSVAIPFGDYLFLGNVMDSKMLILKKGSN; encoded by the coding sequence ATGCTTAGAAAAATCAGTTTGTTTATCGGCATTCCTCTCTTGGTCCTTTTACTGTTTGTGCTTTACACATTTTGGAGTACCGGGTTTTTCAAAACCATAACTCCGGAAAACAACTTTGGCCCCATCTATCAAACCATTGACCTGCCAGGGGTCGAGGATATGGCTATTTCCCGAACGGATAGCTTTATGATCCTTTCAGTAGATGATCGAGCCAAGAGAAGAAGTGGATCATCAGGACTTCATGGACTTTATTGGGTAGATCTACGTCATGAACCTTTTACTCCTCAGCCTATCAACCTACCTAGTGATCTGGAGCTATATCCGCATGGCATAAGTCTTATCCAAACAGGACCAAACCAACATCAGTTAGCGGTCATCAATCATGTAAATGGGAATCATTCCATCGAACTCTTCACCATCCAAAACGATACCGTTCGATACAGTAAATCGCTACAGGATCCCAATTTGATCTCTCCAAATGATTTGGTTTGGATCGATGGAGAACGGTTTTATTATTCAAATGACCATGGTTCGCGAAGCAAGTGGGGAATTTTTTCAGAAAATTACCTTGGCGTAGCCAAAGCCAATGTAGGCTATTTCGATGGTGAAAATTTCCGAATTGTGGCAGAAGGTATGGCTTATCCAAATGGACTGGTAGTCGATCAAACTAGGAAAAATCTTTTGGTGGCGTCTTCGAGAAAATTCCTGATTCGTGTCTTTGAAATTCAGGAAAACGGAGACTTAGTCTTGCTGGAAGATGTCCCGACTGATACTGGAGTAGATAATTTGGAGCTAGATGAAGACGGATCTATTTGGTCTGGTGCACATCCAGACTTAATGACTTTTTCGGCCTATGCTGCAGGTAAAAAACCAAAAGCTCCCTCAGAAATCATTCAACTCTACATTTCTGATCAAAAACTCAAACAAGAAACAGTTTGGAAGGACCCTGGAGAAGAGATGTCGGCAAGTTCCGTTGCGATTCCATTTGGAGATTACCTTTTCCTGGGAAATGTGATGGATTCGAAAATGCTCATTCTGAAAAAAGGAAGCAACTAA
- a CDS encoding M20 family peptidase: protein MKKIIIALLVIVILISAILLINTLRMSSKQVPAEPVDRISISDDVFQNLSQAIQFQTISFSEDTEPDSAAFFGLHRFLESAFPLTHSQLKLEKINTYSLLYTWEGSDPSLKPIILMSHQDVVPVDEPTLGQWEAPPFEGRITDTHIIGRGTMDDKGTLIGVLEAVEKLLGEGFQPKRTIYIASGHDEEVGGPKGAGKIVEYLKSKGVQAAMTMDEGGYIAENMIPGVENPVAMINLGEKGFASFRLIVRTNGGHSSAPPKENTIGILAKAIVDLENNQLPYKLIPPIDSQLEYLGPELPFLTRMAFANPWLFKKQLLEGLNSHTTTAPTIIDGGVKNNVIPTVAEATINFRILPGETIESVQAHIEQIVSDKVQVEPVGFLTNPPAVSSAASEAYRIVEKTIRSLHPETVVVPGLLGGATDSRYFIEISDEVYRFYPMRISPETMERFHGIDEKISKENYKEIIEFSYQLIKNFQ, encoded by the coding sequence ATGAAGAAGATTATTATAGCCTTGCTAGTGATTGTCATCCTGATATCAGCAATTCTTCTGATCAATACACTTCGAATGAGCTCCAAACAAGTGCCAGCCGAACCAGTTGATCGGATTTCAATTTCAGATGATGTATTTCAAAATCTTTCACAAGCGATTCAATTCCAAACCATTTCCTTCAGTGAAGATACAGAACCAGATTCTGCGGCATTTTTTGGACTTCATCGCTTTTTGGAGTCGGCATTCCCCTTGACTCACTCGCAGCTTAAGCTTGAAAAAATCAACACCTATTCTTTGCTCTATACATGGGAAGGCTCAGACCCCAGCCTCAAGCCGATTATTTTGATGTCTCATCAAGATGTGGTCCCTGTCGACGAACCTACACTTGGCCAATGGGAGGCACCGCCATTTGAAGGTCGGATCACCGATACGCATATTATCGGCAGAGGAACCATGGACGATAAAGGAACCTTGATCGGTGTTCTAGAAGCAGTTGAAAAATTATTAGGAGAGGGTTTTCAACCCAAGCGAACCATTTACATTGCCTCTGGTCACGATGAAGAAGTAGGTGGTCCAAAAGGTGCAGGGAAAATCGTGGAATACCTCAAAAGTAAAGGTGTTCAGGCCGCTATGACCATGGATGAAGGTGGCTATATCGCCGAGAATATGATTCCGGGTGTAGAAAATCCTGTAGCAATGATCAATTTGGGTGAAAAAGGTTTTGCTTCTTTTCGATTGATTGTCCGGACAAATGGAGGCCACAGCTCGGCCCCGCCAAAAGAGAATACAATTGGGATTTTAGCCAAAGCCATCGTGGACCTAGAAAACAACCAGCTACCCTATAAGCTGATCCCTCCGATTGATTCTCAACTGGAATACTTGGGCCCTGAGTTACCATTCCTTACTCGGATGGCATTTGCCAACCCTTGGCTCTTTAAAAAACAACTCCTTGAAGGGCTCAATTCACATACTACCACCGCTCCCACGATTATTGATGGAGGTGTGAAAAATAACGTGATCCCTACAGTCGCTGAAGCCACAATCAATTTTAGAATTCTTCCTGGGGAAACCATCGAGTCTGTCCAAGCTCATATCGAACAAATCGTGTCGGACAAGGTGCAGGTAGAGCCCGTTGGGTTTCTTACCAATCCGCCTGCCGTATCCAGCGCAGCATCCGAAGCTTACCGAATCGTAGAAAAAACCATTCGAAGCTTGCATCCAGAAACAGTCGTAGTTCCAGGATTATTGGGAGGAGCAACAGATTCACGGTATTTTATCGAAATCTCTGATGAAGTCTACCGGTTTTATCCAATGCGGATCAGTCCTGAGACTATGGAACGGTTTCACGGAATTGATGAAAAAATCAGTAAAGAAAACTACAAGGAGATCATCGAATTCAGCTATCAATTGATCAAGAACTTCCAATAA
- a CDS encoding DUF885 family protein encodes MKKIVLSLLLAFGSLWAEATELVNLITTYQADRGALSRLYTNRLSEEYFSRMISFNQEYLKTLQAQDYEALSEDGKIDYVLFWNYLDKQLAELDLEQRDFRQIESVLAFGKPLEEFVVARRRAKQPDSQTLAATWNQVAKAVDAQLKALPTTTKYTSWQTADLAASAVESLHRVTKEAYEYYYDYDPQFTWWMKEPWNKLDASMKAYAKALRDHFSNSVKDDGSGIIGKPIGREALEKQLGFEMIAYTPEQLIAEAEKQFAWCEKEMLKASNELGFGNDWKAALEMVKDTYFPAGAWPEEVVRLGNEAIDLMEKNDWITIPSLAKETWRTIMISPERQRVSPFFLGGEVIQIAYPTSEMSHEDKMMSMRGNNPHFSRATVQHELIPGHHLQQFMNQRHMTHRRPFGTPFWTEGWALYWEFVLWDRNFPRDAKDKVGMLFWRMHRCARIIFSLNYHLGKMTPQQCIDLLVDKVGHERANAEAEVRRSFEGSYGPLYQIAYMIGALEIYSLRKEMVESGKMPEKEFHDLIMTQNAMPIEILRAKVTGKPLDKNHKASWKFLD; translated from the coding sequence ATGAAAAAAATTGTCCTTTCCCTACTTCTTGCATTTGGCTCACTATGGGCTGAGGCAACCGAGTTGGTCAACTTGATCACTACCTATCAGGCCGATCGAGGTGCTCTTTCTCGCTTATATACCAACAGGCTTTCGGAGGAATACTTTTCCCGAATGATCAGTTTCAATCAGGAATATTTGAAGACGCTTCAGGCCCAGGATTATGAGGCCTTGTCGGAAGACGGAAAGATTGATTATGTATTATTTTGGAATTATTTGGACAAGCAACTCGCTGAACTGGACCTGGAGCAAAGGGATTTCAGACAGATTGAATCGGTTCTTGCCTTTGGAAAACCCTTGGAAGAGTTTGTGGTTGCAAGACGTCGAGCCAAACAGCCAGATTCCCAAACTTTAGCTGCGACATGGAATCAGGTAGCCAAAGCAGTAGATGCCCAGCTCAAAGCACTTCCCACGACTACCAAATACACTTCCTGGCAAACCGCAGATTTAGCCGCCTCCGCGGTAGAAAGTCTACATCGAGTGACCAAAGAAGCTTACGAGTATTATTACGATTATGATCCACAATTCACTTGGTGGATGAAGGAGCCATGGAATAAACTGGATGCCAGTATGAAAGCTTATGCCAAAGCCCTACGCGATCATTTTTCAAATTCGGTGAAAGATGATGGCAGTGGAATTATAGGTAAGCCGATTGGTCGGGAGGCTTTGGAAAAACAATTGGGATTTGAAATGATTGCCTACACTCCTGAGCAATTGATTGCGGAAGCTGAAAAACAGTTTGCCTGGTGTGAGAAAGAAATGCTCAAAGCTTCCAATGAACTGGGATTTGGCAATGATTGGAAAGCTGCTTTGGAAATGGTCAAAGACACCTATTTCCCAGCAGGAGCTTGGCCGGAAGAAGTGGTCCGATTAGGTAATGAGGCTATTGATTTGATGGAGAAAAATGATTGGATTACCATTCCTTCGTTGGCAAAAGAAACCTGGAGAACCATCATGATTTCTCCAGAAAGACAACGGGTAAGCCCGTTCTTTTTAGGGGGAGAGGTGATTCAGATCGCCTATCCAACTTCCGAAATGAGCCATGAGGATAAGATGATGTCTATGCGGGGCAATAACCCTCACTTTTCCAGAGCTACTGTCCAGCATGAACTTATCCCCGGACACCACCTTCAGCAGTTTATGAATCAGCGCCATATGACACATCGGAGACCGTTCGGTACGCCATTCTGGACGGAAGGCTGGGCGCTGTATTGGGAGTTTGTGCTTTGGGATCGCAATTTCCCGAGGGATGCCAAAGACAAAGTCGGGATGCTCTTCTGGAGAATGCACCGCTGCGCACGGATTATTTTCTCCCTTAATTATCACTTGGGAAAAATGACTCCTCAGCAATGTATCGACCTGCTTGTTGACAAAGTCGGTCACGAGCGTGCCAATGCCGAGGCAGAAGTGAGACGCTCCTTTGAGGGAAGTTATGGGCCACTTTATCAGATCGCCTATATGATCGGAGCCTTGGAAATCTACTCCTTGAGAAAGGAAATGGTAGAGTCCGGTAAAATGCCTGAGAAAGAATTTCACGATTTGATTATGACCCAAAACGCCATGCCGATCGAAATCCTAAGAGCAAAAGTGACCGGCAAGCCTTTGGACAAAAATCATAAGGCGAGCTGGAAATTTTTGGATTAA
- a CDS encoding periplasmic heavy metal sensor, with translation MKKITLLLSLFLVAGLASAQQAYTYVQAPSKASGDMFQSNLFAAERIMDMRDKLNLTEAQASKIKKIHSENAGQFSTLKWDLDEENAKLKKLLALDKIDQAAVNKQLDIVLNLENQLKKKQLSTLVAIKNELTSEQIKALSQSTVVINGTRGTAPLKIVDGVPLSSSVSGAASSSPKVAVSVNGNGEQPLYFIETKTGLKKVQSYDHLDPSDIESMSVFKGDQALEKFGKDAKNGAIVVRLKDMPE, from the coding sequence ATGAAAAAAATAACCTTACTTCTAAGCCTCTTTTTGGTAGCAGGACTCGCCTCTGCCCAACAAGCCTACACCTATGTACAAGCTCCTTCCAAGGCTTCCGGCGATATGTTTCAAAGTAATTTGTTTGCTGCGGAGCGAATTATGGACATGAGGGACAAGCTAAATCTAACCGAAGCTCAAGCCAGCAAAATCAAAAAAATCCACAGCGAAAATGCCGGTCAATTTTCAACCTTGAAATGGGATTTGGATGAGGAAAATGCCAAACTCAAAAAGCTATTGGCCTTGGACAAAATTGACCAAGCAGCGGTCAACAAGCAGTTGGACATCGTGCTTAATCTCGAAAATCAACTCAAGAAAAAACAACTAAGCACATTGGTTGCCATCAAAAACGAACTCACTTCAGAGCAGATCAAAGCCTTATCCCAAAGTACAGTAGTAATCAATGGTACCAGAGGCACCGCTCCCTTGAAAATCGTAGACGGAGTTCCTTTGAGTAGTTCAGTATCAGGGGCAGCTTCTTCTTCTCCAAAAGTTGCAGTGAGTGTCAATGGAAATGGAGAGCAGCCTTTGTATTTTATCGAAACTAAAACAGGGTTAAAAAAGGTACAATCCTATGACCATCTCGACCCATCCGATATTGAAAGCATGTCGGTTTTTAAGGGAGACCAAGCTTTGGAGAAATTTGGCAAAGACGCTAAAAACGGAGCTATAGTCGTCCGACTTAAAGACATGCCAGAATAA
- a CDS encoding RNA polymerase sigma factor — translation MNRSQLESFLRKHHHEAFLWARQCCGFDGELAKDVIQLVFLKVLEGKAKLKAEDHPKTWLFSVIRFTAMDELRANGKWLTVEIEEDMAWESEPTETESHEDLIRQLPKMQQEVLLMVFYHDMTLEEAAKVLQLHIGTVRTHYDRGKKKLKDWIEIRKTKEKNEYR, via the coding sequence ATGAACCGCTCTCAGCTCGAATCCTTTCTCCGTAAGCATCACCACGAGGCTTTCCTTTGGGCCAGACAGTGCTGTGGATTTGACGGAGAACTGGCCAAAGATGTGATCCAGCTGGTGTTTTTGAAAGTGCTCGAGGGAAAAGCCAAACTAAAAGCGGAAGACCATCCGAAGACTTGGTTGTTTTCGGTGATTCGATTCACAGCGATGGATGAGCTTCGAGCCAATGGCAAATGGCTTACCGTCGAAATCGAGGAAGACATGGCTTGGGAGTCAGAACCCACAGAAACGGAAAGCCATGAGGACTTGATACGACAACTGCCCAAGATGCAGCAGGAAGTCTTGCTGATGGTTTTTTACCACGACATGACGCTGGAAGAAGCTGCCAAAGTCCTTCAACTGCATATCGGAACCGTCAGAACCCATTATGATCGAGGGAAAAAGAAACTGAAGGATTGGATTGAGATTCGGAAAACAAAAGAAAAAAATGAATATCGATAA
- the xerD gene encoding site-specific tyrosine recombinase XerD: MWSQLIRQFRHYLKLERSLSENSIEAYTLDVQKLADFSEREFPQKSPLDLELEHLRRFVNTLAALEISAYTQARIISGIKAFYRFLMYEDRIKEDPAQLLEAPKLGRKLPDTLSYPEIEQLLEAIPLGEPEGHRNRAMLEMLYSSGLRVSELVELKKSQVFADIGFLRVVGKGNKERLVPIGKDALRYLKIYQEQVRVHQTPAKGNEEFVFLNRRGQKLTRVMIFLIIKKTAEQAGIKKNISPHTFRHSFATHLIEGGADLRAVQEMLGHESITTTEIYTHLDRDYLRQVLTEFHPRK; encoded by the coding sequence ATGTGGTCCCAACTTATTCGCCAATTCCGTCATTACCTTAAGCTGGAGCGCTCGCTGAGTGAAAATTCTATCGAAGCCTACACGCTCGACGTGCAGAAGTTGGCGGATTTTTCAGAAAGGGAGTTTCCTCAGAAAAGCCCGCTCGACCTCGAACTAGAGCATCTCCGCCGCTTTGTGAATACCTTGGCGGCTTTGGAGATTTCCGCCTACACTCAGGCCCGTATCATCTCTGGGATCAAAGCCTTTTACCGCTTTTTGATGTATGAGGACCGGATCAAGGAAGATCCCGCCCAACTCCTCGAAGCACCCAAGCTGGGTCGCAAACTCCCCGATACCCTGAGCTATCCCGAGATTGAACAGTTGCTGGAGGCCATTCCGCTCGGCGAACCCGAAGGTCATCGCAACCGTGCCATGCTCGAAATGCTGTACAGTTCTGGCTTACGTGTCAGCGAGCTCGTCGAACTCAAGAAAAGCCAGGTCTTTGCAGATATCGGATTTCTGAGAGTGGTGGGAAAAGGCAACAAGGAACGATTGGTACCAATCGGCAAGGATGCCTTGCGCTACTTGAAAATCTACCAAGAGCAGGTTCGAGTACATCAGACTCCAGCCAAAGGAAACGAGGAATTTGTATTTCTCAACCGACGAGGTCAGAAACTCACCCGGGTGATGATTTTTCTAATCATCAAAAAGACCGCGGAGCAGGCGGGGATCAAAAAGAATATCAGTCCGCATACCTTCCGCCACTCCTTCGCCACACACCTGATCGAAGGCGGGGCGGACCTGCGTGCCGTGCAGGAAATGCTGGGTCATGAAAGCATTACGACTACCGAGATTTATACCCATTTGGATCGGGATTACCTCAGGCAGGTGCTGACGGAGTTTCATCCGAGGAAGTGA
- a CDS encoding peptidoglycan DD-metalloendopeptidase family protein — MNWNDLDFFPVMGEKLTAENTLQLDFTAHNQALDAVNLSDTPDFDRFVFNQLKSGGKKYGIGGYLENRAIYRRSEVFATESANFRNIHLGVDIWTEAGARVFAPLAGKVHSFQDNAGFGNYGPTIILEHELGGKPLFSLYGHLFRKDLEKLQVGQEVRAGELLCHVGPFPENGDWPPHLHFQLMWDLGGNWGDYPGVTAEKGLEFFKGNCPNPNLILGCKILNSI, encoded by the coding sequence ATGAACTGGAATGATTTAGATTTTTTCCCTGTCATGGGAGAAAAGCTTACTGCCGAAAATACGCTTCAACTTGATTTCACTGCCCATAATCAAGCTTTGGATGCTGTGAATCTTAGCGATACTCCGGATTTTGACCGATTTGTATTTAATCAGCTGAAAAGCGGGGGAAAAAAGTATGGCATCGGAGGATATCTGGAGAATCGGGCGATCTACCGTCGTAGTGAAGTGTTTGCCACAGAATCTGCTAACTTCCGAAATATCCATTTAGGAGTCGACATCTGGACAGAGGCAGGAGCACGGGTTTTTGCACCCTTAGCAGGAAAGGTTCACAGCTTTCAGGACAATGCCGGCTTTGGCAACTATGGCCCGACGATCATTTTGGAGCATGAGCTAGGAGGAAAACCTCTTTTTTCACTCTATGGACATCTTTTCCGAAAGGACTTGGAAAAGCTACAGGTCGGACAGGAAGTTCGGGCAGGAGAGTTACTTTGTCATGTAGGTCCTTTTCCCGAAAACGGGGATTGGCCACCTCACCTTCACTTCCAGCTGATGTGGGATTTGGGCGGAAACTGGGGAGATTATCCCGGCGTGACGGCAGAAAAGGGTTTGGAGTTTTTTAAAGGGAATTGCCCTAATCCGAATTTGATTCTGGGTTGTAAAATCCTAAACTCCATCTAA